In a genomic window of Erigeron canadensis isolate Cc75 chromosome 5, C_canadensis_v1, whole genome shotgun sequence:
- the LOC122599242 gene encoding dnaJ homolog subfamily C member 2-like, translating into MTSRSSIRLITYSDELVNGETIYVSSHCQPIKASRFEPAGHSFHDIALKLRGYFEEESESDDNEKFPKDKENEYMQSSESYSSTKGKKKNKDGVVQQDHYALLGLGHLRYLATEEQIRKSYRETALKHHPDKQAALLLGEATEAAKQFKKDEIENHFKAIQEAYELLMDPVRRRIYDSTDEFDDEIPTTCSPQDFFKVFGPAFMRNGRWSVVQPIPTLGDDNTPLKDVDAFYDFWFSFKSWREFPHEDDYDLEQAESRDHRRWMERQNAKLSEKARKEEHVRIRSLVENAYKRDPRVIKLKEAAKAEKQKKKEAKFMAKKQQEEEAARIEEENRRKKEEEEKQAAEAASNQKKLKEKEKKQLRKERTRLRTLSTPIVSRNLLNVSQDDVESICLSLDMLQLQTLCENMEGKEGDIQSQAEFLKEAVNSDNIEKDRVVKNSQQNGSINAKANGSISTKSYEKKEKPWGKEEIELLRKGIVKYPKGTSRRWEVISEYIGTGRSVEEILKATKTVLLQKPDSSKAFDSFLEKRKPTVAIASPLTTREEVVGVSSTPAAAPAQPNVVPAQSVGVQPKPSLDADKAEPSSSSSEQDTWSAVQETALVQALKTFPKETNQRWERVAAAVPGKTVNQCKKQFALLKEKFRNKKK; encoded by the coding sequence ATGACATCTCGTTCAAGCATTCGCCTCATTACTTATTCAGATGAGCTTGTTAATGGAGAGACAATTTATGTCTCCTCACATTGTCAGCCAATCAAAGCTTCACGCTTTGAACCCGCTGGGCATTCCTTTCATGACATTGCACTTAAGCTCCGTGGCTACTTTGAGGAGGAAAGTGAATCTGATGATAATGAAAAATTTCCTAAAGACAAAGAAAACGAGTATATGCAATCATCAGAGTCCTATAGCAGCACcaaaggtaaaaagaaaaacaaggatGGGGTGGTTCAACAAGATCACTATGCGTTACTGGGTTTAGGTCATTTAAGGTATCTCGCAACTGAGGAGCAAATTAGAAAGAGTTACCGTGAAACTGCTCTAAAGCATCATCCTGACAAGCAGGCAGCTCTTCTTCTTGGGGAAGCAACTGAGGCTGCAAAACAATTTAAGAAAGATGAAATAGAAAACCATTTTAAAGCCATTCAAGAAGCATATGAACTGTTAATGGACCCTGTGCGGAGAAGAATTTATGACTCTACAGATGAGTTTGATGACGAGATTCCTACCACTTGCTCCCCACAAGACTTTTTTAAGGTATTTGGACCAGCTTTTATGAGAAATGGTCGGTGGTCAGTTGTTCAACCAATCCCTACACTTGGAGATGATAATACTCCACTTAAGGATGTCGAtgctttttatgatttttggtTCAGTTTTAAAAGTTGGAGAGAATTCCCTCATGAAGATGACTATGATCTTGAACAAGCAGAATCACGTGATCATAGAAGGTGGATGGAGAGGCAGAATGCAAAGCTTTCAGAGAAAGCAAGAAAGGAGGAGCATGTGAGAATACGTTCTCTTGTAGAGAATGCTTATAAACGAGACCCAAGAGTTATAAAGCTAAAAGAGGCTGCAAAAGCTGAGAAACAGAAGAAAAAGGAAGCCAAGTTTATGGCGAAGAAACAACAAGAAGAGGAAGCAGCCAGAATTGAAGAGGAGAATAGGCGtaagaaagaagaagaggagaaacAGGCTGCTGAGGCCGCATCAAatcaaaagaaattaaaagaaaaagaaaagaaacaattGCGTAAAGAACGAACCCGTCTTCGAACTCTTTCTACCCCGATTGTGTCTCGTAATTTGCTTAACGTTAGCCAGGATGATGTGGAAAGTATATGTTTGTCACTTGATATGTTACAGTTACAAACCTTATGTGAGAATATGGAAGGGAAGGAAGGGGATATTCAAAGTCAAGCCGAGTTTCTAAAGGAGGCAGTTAACTCAGACAATATTGAAAAAGATCGTGTGGTGAAAAACAGTCAACAAAATGGATCGATAAATGCTAAAGCCAATGGAAGTATTTCTACAAAAAGTTATGAGAAAAAAGAGAAACCATGGGGGAAAGAAGAGATTGAGCTATTGAGGAAAGGGATAGTGAAGTATCCTAAAGGAACATCTAGACGGTGGGAGGTGATATCTGAGTACATAGGCACTGGGCGGTCTGTGGAGGAGATTCTAAAAGCAACAAAAACTGTTCTTTTACAAAAACCAGACTCATCAAAAGCATTTGATTCGTTTCTTGAAAAGAGAAAACCGACGGTAGCAATTGCTTCTCCCCTTACAACCAGGGAGGAGGTCGTGGGGGTTTCTTCAACACCTGCAGCTGCACCTGCCCAACCTAATGTGGTTCCTGCCCAATCTGTGGGGGTTCAACCTAAACCAAGCCTAGATGCAGACAAAGCAGAGCCGTCTAGTTCAAGTTCGGAGCAGGATACATGGTCTGCGGTGCAGGAAACAGCACTTGTTCAAGCTTTAAAAACATTTCCCAAAGAAACCAACCAGCGCTGGGAACGTGTTGCTGCTGCTGTCCCAGGGAAAACAGTTAATCAATGCAAGAAACAATTTGCATTGCTCAAAGAGAAATTCAGAAACAAGAAAAAGTGA
- the LOC122601732 gene encoding uncharacterized protein LOC122601732 has product MTLDRIAKWNQNGNVQCGFCKDGKESHEHLFFECKFTQQIWSNLRTVSWRLGDENSIQELLQVISSFKGQNNIGNVVNKLLFAAAVYYVWQERNNRIFQRKERTEEAVCNLIKKNVRVKLLSIRIRNTKNVIRIGEMWRMKWANYSFVAV; this is encoded by the coding sequence ATGACATTGGACAGAATTGCAAAATGGAATCAAAATGGAAATGTGCAGTGTGGTTTTTGCAAGGATGGAAAAGAAAGTCATGAGCATTTATTCTTTGAGTGCAAATTTACTCAACAAATCTGGTCTAATCTTAGGACAGTTAGTTGGAGATTGGGAGATGAGAATTCAATTCAGGAATTACTGCAGGTGATAAGCAGTTTTAAAGGGCAGAATAATATTGGCAATGTGgtaaataaacttttatttgCTGCTGCAGTTTACTATGTGTGGCAAGAAAGGAACAAtagaatctttcaaaggaaggAAAGGACTGAGGAAGCTGTGTGTAATTTGATTAAGAAAAATGTTAGAGTCAAGCTTCTGTCTATCAGAATCCGAAATACCAAAAATGTGATTAGAATTGGTGAGATGTGGAGGATGAAATGGGCTAATTACAGTTTTGTGGCTGTTTAA